A window of Metabacillus sp. B2-18 contains these coding sequences:
- a CDS encoding glycoside hydrolase family 2 protein has protein sequence MQNINIQNINIPRKEYPRPQYERTEWINLNGEWNFKFDQKNIGEKEKWYKNKGVFDEKIIVPFTYETKASGIGKEEFCPNIWYQKTITIPNEFQEKKIALHFQAADYLTKLWVNGRFVGERKGGQIAFSFNISNYLNENNELDIVVKNEDSQSCFQPRGKQRWIDENFGCWYVQTTGIWQTVWLEFLNETHIQSVKMTPDIDRESVEFVYEVSGNMDSELILRTSISYDGQPIKSFDQTVSRSSLTILTNISSEFHQWRVFHWTPQSPHLYDVEFTLYKNGELIDKVTSYFGMRKISIENGNILLNHTPLYQKLILDQGYWKESHLTPPSEEAIIEDIDKTLEMGFNGVRKHMKVEDQRFLYWADKKGLLVWSEMAATYEFSDEAIQNFTEEWIEVVKQQYNHPSIITWTPFNESWGVKNIFTNQKQQKFTEGIYHLTKAIDSMRPVIVNDGWEHTVSDIITLHDYVEYGEEFESRYHDKEKVVTNKIAFNKHKHAMAKGYHYQGQPIIISEYGGIAFDTEKGWGYGNQVKSDEEFLSRYESITQAIKDTPYISGFCYTQITDVQQEVNGLLDEERNPKVDLRKIQEINSK, from the coding sequence ATGCAAAATATAAATATACAAAATATAAATATACCAAGAAAGGAATATCCACGACCACAATATGAAAGAACAGAATGGATCAACTTAAATGGTGAATGGAATTTTAAATTCGACCAAAAGAATATAGGAGAGAAAGAAAAATGGTATAAAAATAAAGGAGTTTTTGACGAAAAAATCATTGTTCCTTTTACATATGAAACAAAAGCAAGCGGAATTGGTAAAGAAGAATTCTGTCCAAATATTTGGTATCAAAAAACGATCACAATACCAAATGAGTTCCAAGAAAAAAAGATAGCCTTGCATTTTCAGGCTGCTGACTATCTAACAAAATTATGGGTAAATGGTCGTTTTGTAGGAGAAAGAAAAGGTGGACAAATCGCATTTTCTTTTAACATCTCAAACTACTTAAATGAAAATAATGAACTGGATATTGTCGTTAAAAATGAGGATAGTCAAAGCTGTTTTCAGCCAAGAGGAAAACAGCGATGGATCGATGAAAATTTTGGTTGCTGGTATGTTCAGACAACAGGAATTTGGCAAACAGTGTGGCTGGAGTTTCTAAATGAAACACATATTCAATCAGTTAAGATGACTCCTGATATTGATCGAGAATCTGTTGAGTTTGTTTATGAAGTTTCAGGAAACATGGATTCAGAATTAATACTAAGAACATCTATTTCTTATGATGGGCAGCCAATCAAGTCATTTGACCAAACAGTAAGCCGATCAAGTCTAACGATCCTCACAAACATTTCAAGTGAATTTCATCAATGGCGTGTTTTTCATTGGACACCACAATCTCCTCATCTATATGATGTAGAGTTCACTTTATATAAAAATGGTGAACTCATAGACAAAGTAACATCGTATTTTGGGATGAGGAAAATTTCAATAGAAAATGGAAATATATTGCTTAATCATACCCCACTCTATCAAAAACTCATCCTAGATCAGGGATATTGGAAAGAATCCCATTTAACTCCACCTTCTGAGGAAGCGATTATAGAAGATATTGATAAAACCCTAGAAATGGGCTTTAACGGTGTAAGAAAACATATGAAGGTAGAAGATCAACGTTTCCTTTATTGGGCGGATAAGAAAGGCCTACTAGTATGGTCGGAAATGGCAGCAACCTATGAATTTTCAGATGAGGCGATTCAAAACTTCACAGAGGAATGGATCGAAGTTGTAAAGCAGCAATATAACCACCCAAGTATCATCACATGGACACCATTCAATGAATCGTGGGGTGTGAAAAATATCTTCACAAATCAGAAACAACAAAAATTTACAGAGGGAATCTATCATCTTACAAAAGCAATTGACAGTATGAGACCTGTTATTGTGAATGATGGTTGGGAGCATACTGTATCAGACATCATTACATTACATGATTATGTAGAATATGGCGAAGAATTCGAGAGTCGCTACCATGATAAAGAAAAGGTTGTTACGAACAAAATCGCGTTTAATAAGCATAAACATGCGATGGCAAAAGGATATCACTATCAAGGACAGCCAATTATTATCAGTGAGTATGGTGGAATTGCATTTGATACGGAAAAAGGTTGGGGCTATGGAAATCAGGTGAAAAGTGATGAGGAGTTTTTATCGCGTTATGAATCGATTACACAGGCAATTAAAGATACTCCATACATTAGTGGATTTTGCTATACACAAATCACCGATGTTCAACAAGAGGTGAATGGTCTATTAGATGAAGAGAGAAATCCAAAGGTGGATTTACGTAAAATCCAAGAGATTAATAGTAAATAA
- a CDS encoding extracellular solute-binding protein: MKKKAALMFSILLVFVMALSGCSSSSSSGSAKNEIVFWNPFTGPDGEDMQKIVNEYNKTNPDFKVKNVSITADDMYAKIPTVVNSGKGIPDLTIVHAERIKQFVDNDMLATYDDLLADYPDISEANYVPAGWDIGNIDGSRYSIPLDVHSFVMYYNKELLEKYAPNVLDDGVVTFDEIREAAKVSSKDGVVGMGITWTRPMFLSIYNQLGGDITSDGEAPTLNTPEAKEALDLLKGLVDDKITNKDGEDPGQLFKSNKAIFYPEGIWMQNSLNEVTTLDWGLTSFPQISPDKIVNWTSSHQFVMFQDEKRPEEKTKGMIDFLNYIRENSLPWAKAGQNPAALSTLENPEFKELPHSFLVQDPELQESLKIFDYKYNGFVAEEVDKLVGDAIFGKLEIEEGLQKAQKAVEDKISANNKK, from the coding sequence ATGAAGAAAAAAGCAGCGTTAATGTTTTCAATACTTTTAGTATTTGTTATGGCATTATCTGGTTGTAGTAGTTCCTCAAGCTCTGGTTCAGCGAAAAATGAAATTGTTTTTTGGAATCCATTTACTGGTCCAGACGGTGAAGATATGCAAAAAATTGTGAACGAATATAACAAAACAAATCCAGATTTTAAGGTTAAGAATGTGTCCATCACTGCGGATGATATGTATGCAAAAATCCCAACTGTTGTAAACTCTGGTAAAGGTATTCCTGATCTAACAATCGTGCATGCCGAGAGAATTAAGCAATTTGTTGATAATGATATGCTAGCAACCTATGATGATCTATTAGCTGATTATCCAGATATAAGTGAAGCGAATTATGTACCTGCGGGCTGGGATATTGGGAATATTGATGGTAGTCGATATAGTATTCCTTTAGATGTTCATAGCTTTGTTATGTACTATAACAAAGAGTTACTTGAAAAGTATGCACCAAATGTACTTGATGATGGTGTTGTTACATTTGATGAAATTAGAGAAGCGGCAAAGGTTTCTTCGAAAGACGGCGTTGTAGGGATGGGAATTACATGGACTCGACCTATGTTCTTATCCATTTACAATCAGCTTGGAGGAGATATTACTAGTGATGGTGAAGCACCGACTTTAAATACTCCAGAAGCTAAAGAAGCACTAGATTTATTAAAAGGCTTAGTTGATGATAAGATCACAAACAAAGATGGAGAAGATCCTGGTCAATTATTTAAATCAAATAAAGCTATTTTCTATCCAGAGGGTATATGGATGCAAAATAGTTTAAATGAAGTAACAACATTAGATTGGGGATTAACAAGCTTCCCTCAAATATCACCTGACAAAATTGTGAACTGGACGTCTTCCCACCAATTTGTCATGTTCCAGGACGAAAAACGACCTGAAGAAAAGACAAAAGGTATGATCGATTTCCTTAATTATATTAGAGAAAATTCACTTCCTTGGGCTAAGGCAGGGCAAAATCCAGCTGCACTATCGACTCTAGAAAATCCAGAGTTCAAGGAATTACCACATTCCTTCCTTGTACAGGATCCTGAGCTACAAGAGTCTCTTAAAATCTTTGATTACAAATATAACGGTTTTGTAGCCGAAGAGGTTGATAAATTAGTTGGTGATGCTATATTTGGTAAATTAGAGATTGAAGAAGGACTACAAAAAGCGCAAAAGGCAGTGGAGGATAAAATATCAGCCAATAATAAAAAATAA
- a CDS encoding glycoside hydrolase family 2 protein: protein MSRNEYPRPQFVRNNWLNLNGEWNFEFDDENIGLEEKWYLKHSEFTKKINVPFAYQTKRSGINDPSFHDWVWYQQEFDIPESMLHKQILLHFGAVDYRAMVFINGNLVGTHEGGNTPFSFDITNDLVEGKQSIVVRVEDPSEDETIPRGKQYWVEKSAGIWYTRTTGIWQTVWLEAVNKTRIHNVRFTPDIDNGEVIIDFELLGDFVKKQLEIDISFKNESVASELVRVHEGLVRTSINLYNRKILRTGFHHVGWNWSPENPNLFDITVRLKERDTVFDEISSYFGMRKIHTENGMVFLNNRPYYQKLVLDQGYWPEGLLTAPTDLDLKKDIELAKEMGFNGCRKHQKVEDPRFLYWADQLGFLVWGECAASPTFSENAVARLTKEWIEIIDRDYNHPCIVTWVPINESWGVPFIDHNDQEKHHSIAMYHLIHSLDKTRLVISNDGWEMTKTDICAIHNYNHGQKDEKEKYNEFRHSILNTENLLHSKPNGKSIYTQGYKHSGEPILLTEFGGIGFKVGEDNGWGYTSVNNVEDYVADYERVMKAVYESESLHGYCYTQLTDVEQEINGILTYDRKPKCDLKEIRRINEKWHVHVVK, encoded by the coding sequence ATGAGTCGAAATGAATACCCGAGACCGCAATTTGTAAGAAATAATTGGCTTAATTTAAATGGAGAATGGAATTTTGAGTTTGATGATGAAAATATAGGTTTAGAAGAAAAATGGTATCTCAAACACTCCGAATTTACTAAAAAGATCAATGTTCCATTTGCTTATCAAACAAAACGAAGTGGTATAAATGATCCTAGCTTCCATGATTGGGTGTGGTACCAACAAGAATTTGATATCCCAGAATCGATGCTTCATAAGCAGATCCTTCTACATTTTGGTGCTGTAGATTATCGAGCAATGGTTTTCATAAACGGGAATTTAGTAGGTACACACGAAGGAGGAAATACTCCCTTTTCCTTCGATATTACAAACGATTTAGTTGAAGGGAAGCAATCAATTGTTGTTAGAGTAGAAGATCCATCAGAGGATGAAACGATTCCTCGTGGTAAACAATATTGGGTTGAGAAATCAGCTGGAATTTGGTACACAAGGACAACAGGAATTTGGCAAACAGTGTGGTTAGAGGCAGTGAATAAAACGCGGATTCATAATGTGAGATTTACACCTGATATAGACAATGGCGAGGTTATCATCGATTTTGAGCTTTTAGGTGACTTTGTAAAAAAACAGCTTGAAATTGATATTAGCTTTAAGAATGAATCGGTAGCAAGTGAGTTGGTAAGAGTTCACGAGGGTTTAGTTAGAACATCTATTAATCTATATAATCGGAAGATATTACGAACAGGCTTCCATCATGTTGGGTGGAATTGGTCACCGGAAAATCCAAATTTATTTGATATAACCGTTCGATTAAAAGAAAGAGATACCGTATTTGATGAAATTTCCTCCTATTTCGGTATGAGAAAAATACATACTGAAAATGGGATGGTCTTTCTTAATAATCGACCTTATTATCAAAAGCTTGTTCTTGACCAAGGATATTGGCCAGAAGGCTTATTAACGGCGCCAACAGACCTAGATTTAAAGAAAGATATCGAACTAGCAAAAGAAATGGGATTTAACGGTTGTAGAAAGCACCAAAAGGTAGAAGACCCTCGTTTTCTATATTGGGCCGATCAATTAGGCTTTTTAGTATGGGGAGAATGTGCCGCCTCACCAACTTTCAGCGAGAATGCTGTTGCTCGGTTAACAAAGGAATGGATTGAGATTATTGACCGAGACTACAATCATCCGTGTATTGTTACTTGGGTCCCAATTAATGAAAGCTGGGGCGTTCCTTTTATCGATCATAATGATCAGGAAAAACATCATTCGATAGCCATGTACCATCTGATCCATTCACTTGATAAAACAAGATTAGTCATTTCAAATGATGGATGGGAAATGACCAAAACAGACATATGTGCGATTCACAACTACAATCATGGTCAAAAAGACGAAAAGGAAAAATATAATGAATTTCGTCATTCCATCCTTAATACCGAAAATTTGCTTCATTCAAAACCAAATGGAAAAAGTATTTACACTCAAGGATATAAACATAGTGGTGAGCCCATTCTGTTAACCGAATTTGGGGGAATTGGGTTTAAAGTTGGAGAAGATAATGGTTGGGGTTATACCTCTGTCAATAATGTGGAAGATTATGTCGCAGATTATGAACGAGTCATGAAAGCAGTCTATGAATCTGAATCCTTACACGGATATTGCTACACACAGTTAACAGATGTGGAGCAGGAGATTAATGGAATTCTAACATACGATCGAAAGCCAAAATGTGATTTAAAAGAGATTCGTAGAATCAATGAGAAGTGGCATGTACATGTTGTAAAGTAA
- a CDS encoding carbohydrate ABC transporter permease — protein sequence MIKTGTNNDVNLSPNIGSKSNKRRVNLSPFLYIGPHLLLFAVFFLFPTIYGIYISFTNWDLIGEPEFIGLANYQEILLNTESTFYEQLRIGLGNTFKFVLFTVPACIIVPLLLAAGLNTKPKGLKFFQALFYMPTLFSVSAVMIIFSMLYSASFGPINHYLKIDTNLLATQPYAWMTLVTVTVWWTIGANMIIYQAALNGISKDLYEAASIDGANSVQKFFRITLPSIRAQLLYTVVITTIAQFNVYGQPLMLTKGGPTSSTTVLLMYIQENAFGSGISIAGIGSAMAVILGICIMIVSAIQFFFLRQRD from the coding sequence ATGATAAAAACAGGTACAAACAATGATGTAAATCTGTCTCCTAATATAGGGAGTAAATCGAATAAAAGAAGAGTAAATTTATCTCCATTTCTGTATATTGGCCCACATCTTCTATTATTCGCCGTTTTTTTCTTATTTCCAACCATATACGGTATCTACATTTCCTTTACCAATTGGGATCTCATCGGTGAGCCAGAATTTATTGGCTTGGCAAACTATCAGGAAATCTTACTTAATACGGAATCAACCTTTTATGAACAGCTACGCATAGGCTTAGGAAATACATTTAAATTTGTTCTCTTTACAGTACCAGCTTGTATTATTGTTCCGTTGCTTTTAGCTGCGGGTCTTAATACCAAACCTAAAGGATTAAAGTTCTTTCAAGCATTATTTTACATGCCAACATTATTTTCAGTTTCGGCAGTTATGATCATTTTTTCTATGTTGTATAGTGCTTCATTTGGACCAATCAATCATTATCTAAAAATAGATACAAACTTACTCGCAACACAGCCTTATGCCTGGATGACTTTAGTAACGGTAACTGTTTGGTGGACAATTGGGGCAAATATGATTATCTATCAAGCTGCACTAAATGGTATCTCAAAGGATTTATATGAAGCTGCGTCAATTGATGGGGCAAATAGTGTTCAAAAGTTTTTTAGAATCACACTTCCTAGTATTAGGGCCCAGTTATTATATACAGTTGTTATTACGACGATTGCACAATTTAATGTATATGGACAGCCACTCATGCTTACAAAAGGTGGACCAACAAGCTCCACAACCGTTCTATTAATGTATATTCAAGAAAACGCATTTGGATCTGGAATCTCAATAGCAGGTATTGGGTCAGCAATGGCTGTTATATTAGGAATTTGTATTATGATTGTTTCGGCCATTCAATTTTTCTTTTTAAGACAACGTGACTAG